In Pantoea cypripedii, the following proteins share a genomic window:
- a CDS encoding Ig-like domain-containing protein, which yields MLGTVTAGSNGAWSFTTSTLADGTHTLNVTATDAAGNVSPNASVTLTVDTGVPTASTLTVTADNVTPNVTIPSGGYTNDNTPTLSGTAEAGAVVTISDGSTVLGSVTAGAGGAWSFTTSALSNGTHPLSVTVKDAAGNVSPATAATVIVDTVAPTASTLTITADNVTPNVTVPSGGSTNDTTPTLSGTAEIGSKVTILDGSTVLGTLTVGGSGTWSFTTATLSNGTHPLSVTVTDLAGNVSGTTSASVIIDTVAPAAVTGLAASNNNGGSAVAIPNNGTTNDNTPLLSGTAEAGAKISIYDGATLLGTTTAASSGAWSFTTSTLTEGTHTLNVTATDAAGNVSPNASVTLTVDSVAPTNSTLTVTNDSVTPNVTVPSGGYTRDTTPVLTGTAEVGSRVTIYDGATILGSVTVGAGGTWSFTTAVLANGSHPLSVTVTDAAGNVSGITSSTVNVDTVAPTAATALAVNTAGTTLTGTGEAGTTVTVKDAGGNTIGTGTVGVTGSFSVTLTTAQTTGATLSVSLTDAAGNTSPTSTVLGAIKIVAVNDLNELDYSTTSGTITNTTGTTNTGTALLSVNLGSVLGVGVLSSSNAYMFNVGTGDTRTVTLHASETSLISLIGSYSLYLYQQQTDGTWKVISTTTNYISTTLLSLLTQTGSNITYSNLGTGNYAVVLGASSGISVLPSTSVTTVSDITTIAATVAATVTGNLLTNDTSSVAGTVPTGTAVTSVSGHTVGTSTSFSTAYGTLTIDSHGNYTYTLKAGLDAGTLPVADTFSYSVTDAQGVVTTATLTIDLVHGTTTASLLSVNSLFAEATTTTDSDHSVSGSIWADSSTSHTGTLTITNEHGDST from the coding sequence TTGCTGGGTACGGTGACGGCGGGCAGCAACGGCGCGTGGAGCTTTACCACCAGCACCCTGGCTGACGGCACCCATACCCTGAACGTCACCGCCACTGATGCGGCGGGCAACGTCAGCCCGAATGCGTCGGTCACGCTGACGGTAGACACCGGTGTACCAACCGCTTCCACGCTGACGGTCACCGCTGATAACGTTACGCCAAACGTGACGATACCGAGCGGCGGCTACACCAATGACAACACGCCAACCCTGAGCGGTACGGCGGAAGCGGGTGCGGTGGTGACCATCTCGGATGGTTCTACGGTGCTGGGTTCCGTGACGGCAGGCGCGGGCGGCGCATGGAGTTTCACCACCAGCGCGCTGAGTAATGGTACTCATCCGCTGAGCGTCACGGTGAAAGATGCGGCGGGTAACGTCAGCCCGGCTACGGCAGCGACGGTGATTGTCGATACCGTCGCGCCGACGGCGTCTACGTTGACCATCACCGCTGATAACGTCACGCCAAATGTGACGGTACCAAGTGGCGGCTCAACCAACGACACGACACCTACGCTGAGCGGTACGGCAGAAATCGGCAGCAAAGTCACCATTCTGGATGGCAGCACAGTGCTGGGTACGTTAACCGTAGGGGGAAGCGGCACCTGGAGCTTTACCACCGCCACGCTGAGCAACGGTACCCATCCGCTGAGCGTCACGGTGACGGATTTGGCGGGTAACGTCAGTGGCACCACCTCCGCCAGCGTAATCATCGATACCGTAGCGCCAGCGGCGGTAACCGGCCTGGCAGCCAGCAACAACAACGGCGGTTCGGCGGTGGCCATTCCCAACAATGGCACCACCAACGACAACACGCCGCTGCTCAGTGGTACGGCGGAAGCCGGGGCGAAAATCTCCATCTACGATGGGGCGACGTTACTCGGCACCACCACGGCGGCCAGTAGCGGGGCGTGGAGCTTCACCACCAGCACCCTGACTGAAGGCACCCATACCCTGAACGTCACCGCCACCGATGCGGCGGGCAACGTCAGCCCAAATGCGTCGGTCACGCTGACCGTAGACAGTGTCGCACCGACCAACTCGACGCTGACCGTTACCAATGACTCGGTGACGCCAAACGTCACGGTGCCAAGTGGCGGCTATACCCGAGACACCACCCCGGTGTTGACGGGTACAGCAGAGGTAGGCAGTCGCGTCACCATTTACGATGGTGCGACGATCCTCGGATCAGTCACCGTTGGGGCGGGTGGGACATGGAGCTTCACCACGGCGGTACTCGCCAACGGCTCACATCCGTTAAGCGTGACGGTAACCGATGCCGCAGGCAACGTCAGCGGTATCACCTCGTCAACGGTGAATGTGGATACCGTGGCACCGACCGCCGCCACCGCGCTGGCAGTTAACACGGCGGGGACCACCCTGACCGGTACCGGTGAAGCGGGTACCACGGTGACGGTGAAAGATGCCGGAGGTAACACCATCGGTACTGGCACCGTTGGCGTCACCGGCAGCTTCTCGGTCACGCTGACGACCGCGCAAACCACCGGGGCGACACTATCCGTTTCCCTGACTGATGCGGCGGGTAATACCTCACCGACCTCCACGGTACTGGGTGCCATCAAAATCGTCGCCGTTAATGACCTCAACGAACTGGATTACAGCACCACTTCAGGAACGATCACCAACACCACGGGTACCACAAATACGGGTACAGCGTTGTTGAGTGTCAACCTGGGTAGCGTGCTTGGTGTCGGTGTGTTGAGCAGCTCTAATGCTTACATGTTTAACGTAGGCACAGGTGATACGCGAACCGTGACGTTGCACGCGTCTGAGACCAGCCTGATATCACTGATAGGTAGCTACTCGCTGTATCTTTACCAGCAGCAGACAGATGGGACCTGGAAGGTTATTTCCACCACGACTAACTATATCTCCACAACGCTTCTGTCGTTGCTGACGCAAACAGGCTCCAACATTACCTATAGCAATCTTGGGACTGGGAATTACGCGGTGGTATTGGGGGCCAGTAGTGGGATCAGTGTGCTGCCCTCCACCAGTGTTACCACGGTGTCGGATATCACCACCATCGCAGCGACTGTTGCGGCTACTGTCACCGGCAACCTGCTGACTAACGACACCAGTTCAGTGGCAGGTACGGTGCCGACGGGCACGGCAGTCACATCGGTCTCGGGTCATACGGTGGGAACCAGTACCTCGTTCAGTACCGCCTACGGCACGCTAACCATCGACTCTCACGGTAACTATACCTATACGCTGAAGGCTGGTCTGGATGCGGGTACGTTACCAGTCGCCGACACCTTCAGCTATTCGGTGACGGATGCCCAGGGGGTGGTGACCACCGCGACACTGACGATTGATTTGGTACATGGCACAACGACGGCGTCGTTGCTGTCAGTCAACAGCCTGTTCGCGGAGGCGACCACCACCACTGACAGCGACCATTCGGTCAGTGGCAGCATCTGGGCCGACAGCAGTACCAGCCACACCGGTACGCTGACGATCACCAATGAACACGGTGATAGCACCTAG